Proteins encoded within one genomic window of Aurantiacibacter spongiae:
- the purQ gene encoding phosphoribosylformylglycinamidine synthase subunit PurQ, whose protein sequence is MKSAVITFPGSNCDRDMAVALRQVSGRDPLRVWHGDADLPDGLDFIALPGGFSYGDYLRSGAMAANSPIMRSVAAAAARGVPVLGVCNGFQVLTEAGLLPGALMRNARQTFICRTVELRVENAESRFTRAYEPGETIRIPVAHHDGNYYADQTVLDRLEGEGRVAFRYLDNANGSQRDIAGILNEAGNVLGMMPHPERAVEEAHGGTDGRRLFEGALRELVG, encoded by the coding sequence GTGAAGAGCGCCGTCATCACCTTTCCCGGCTCGAATTGCGACAGGGACATGGCCGTCGCGCTTCGCCAGGTCAGCGGCCGCGACCCGCTGCGTGTCTGGCATGGCGATGCCGATCTGCCCGATGGCCTCGACTTCATCGCCCTTCCCGGCGGCTTCTCCTACGGTGACTACCTGCGTTCCGGCGCGATGGCGGCGAACAGCCCGATCATGCGCAGCGTCGCCGCGGCGGCGGCGCGCGGGGTGCCGGTGCTGGGCGTGTGCAACGGCTTCCAGGTGCTGACCGAGGCCGGTCTCCTGCCCGGCGCGCTGATGCGCAACGCCCGGCAGACCTTCATCTGCCGAACCGTGGAATTGCGGGTAGAGAACGCGGAAAGCCGTTTCACCCGCGCTTACGAACCGGGCGAGACGATCCGCATTCCCGTCGCCCATCACGACGGCAACTACTACGCCGACCAGACCGTGCTCGACCGGCTGGAGGGCGAAGGCCGCGTGGCCTTCCGCTATCTCGACAATGCCAACGGCTCGCAGCGCGATATAGCCGGCATTCTCAACGAGGCGGGCAACGTGCTCGGCATGATGCCGCACCCGGAACGCGCGGTGGAAGAGGCGCATGGCGGCACAGACGGGCGCCGCCTGTTCGAAGGCGCCTTACGAGAACTGGTGGGCTAG
- a CDS encoding putative bifunctional diguanylate cyclase/phosphodiesterase → MEVLGLRSPAEGDWARLRAIQYSDLHRVSMVRAVGQGIAAILAVTLYASSVSAWLLGAWLAVLGFAIWQVGVIDAGLAEIDKGTMTRAQFRKQTFSVGVCALPWVFALFYFVPHGSTTEHYALWTVVAMLIAGSAAMLTPAPIATVVFCTVVGGAGTASFILTGDWTFAVASAAYVMTILAGTIRAARTYLSAKIAEAGVAEKDEVVSLLLREFEEKESDWLWQVDTNRRIRAASPRFAFAMGAEPHEIEGQSFVRLIAGDNLTAVETPRSLHELAERLKRRESFSNLLVQVEVGGETRWWELSGTPMRDDNGAYVGFRGVGSDVTEQRDRDEKIAYLARYDTLTGLPNRLMLTESLGEAMRFSEQWKTRCAFLMIDLDRFKQVNDSLGHQIGDRLLAKVSERLRSVITDNERCGRLGGDEFAVVIRDVADVERVRQIAHAIIETLSQPYVVDNHTLFIGASVGSAIGPRDGSSVETLMRNADLALYRAKDEGGGEHFGYLPSLHADAEERRKLELSLRNAIGNRELELNFQPVVNANSEDVVSFEALLRWNSSEHGFVSPAKFIPLAEDTRLIVPIGEWVLHEACVEATRWPEHIRVAVNVSGEQLLEPGFSGKIVKALAMSGLPAHRLEVEVTESVFLRDGRTANQTLNEIMALGCSVALDDFGTGYSSLGYLRNLRFSTIKVDRSFVQGAAADNPESLAIIRAVVAMAQSLEMSTTAEGVEDAEQAKLIRDLGCTKIQGYYFGRPMAAKEARSLLARRVRAA, encoded by the coding sequence ATGGAGGTTCTGGGCTTGCGGTCCCCCGCGGAAGGGGACTGGGCCCGGCTGAGGGCGATCCAGTATTCGGATCTCCACCGGGTATCGATGGTTCGCGCCGTGGGGCAGGGCATCGCTGCGATCCTCGCCGTCACCCTTTATGCCAGCAGCGTTTCTGCCTGGCTACTGGGTGCGTGGCTCGCCGTGCTCGGATTTGCCATCTGGCAGGTCGGGGTGATCGATGCCGGTCTTGCGGAGATTGACAAGGGTACGATGACGCGTGCCCAGTTCCGCAAGCAGACCTTCAGCGTGGGCGTCTGCGCGCTGCCGTGGGTGTTCGCCCTGTTCTATTTCGTGCCGCACGGATCGACGACCGAGCACTACGCCCTGTGGACCGTCGTCGCGATGCTGATCGCCGGATCGGCCGCGATGCTGACCCCGGCCCCCATCGCCACGGTCGTTTTCTGCACGGTGGTTGGCGGCGCGGGAACGGCCTCGTTCATCCTCACCGGGGACTGGACCTTCGCCGTTGCCAGCGCCGCCTACGTCATGACCATTCTCGCCGGTACGATCCGCGCAGCGCGCACGTACCTTTCCGCGAAGATCGCCGAGGCCGGAGTGGCGGAAAAGGACGAGGTCGTCTCGTTGCTCCTCCGTGAATTCGAGGAGAAGGAATCGGACTGGCTTTGGCAGGTGGATACGAACCGTCGAATACGCGCTGCTTCGCCCCGCTTCGCCTTCGCGATGGGTGCGGAACCGCACGAGATCGAGGGGCAGAGCTTCGTCAGACTGATCGCAGGCGACAACCTCACCGCAGTCGAAACGCCGCGAAGCCTTCACGAACTCGCCGAGAGGCTGAAACGGCGCGAGAGTTTCTCCAACCTCCTGGTTCAGGTCGAGGTGGGCGGAGAGACGCGCTGGTGGGAACTTTCGGGCACCCCCATGCGCGACGACAACGGAGCCTATGTCGGTTTCCGGGGCGTCGGCTCCGATGTCACCGAACAGCGCGATCGCGACGAGAAGATCGCCTATCTTGCGCGGTACGATACGCTGACCGGACTGCCCAATCGCCTCATGCTTACCGAATCGCTGGGCGAGGCAATGCGCTTTTCCGAACAGTGGAAGACGCGCTGCGCCTTCCTGATGATCGATCTCGACCGGTTCAAGCAGGTCAACGATTCGCTCGGCCACCAGATCGGTGATCGATTGCTGGCCAAGGTGTCCGAGCGGCTGCGGTCGGTCATTACCGACAATGAACGCTGCGGCCGTCTGGGGGGGGACGAGTTCGCCGTCGTGATCCGCGACGTTGCCGATGTCGAGCGGGTGCGGCAGATCGCTCACGCGATTATCGAAACCCTGTCGCAACCCTATGTCGTCGACAATCACACCCTGTTCATCGGAGCGAGCGTCGGGTCCGCCATCGGACCGCGCGATGGTTCGTCGGTCGAGACGCTGATGCGCAATGCCGACCTTGCACTCTACCGCGCCAAGGACGAGGGCGGCGGCGAACATTTCGGTTATCTGCCTTCGCTGCATGCCGATGCGGAGGAACGCCGCAAGCTGGAGCTTTCGCTTCGAAACGCCATCGGCAACCGCGAGCTGGAACTGAACTTCCAGCCGGTTGTGAACGCCAATTCCGAAGACGTCGTCAGCTTCGAGGCGCTGCTGCGCTGGAACAGTTCCGAACACGGTTTCGTCAGCCCGGCCAAGTTCATCCCGCTGGCCGAGGATACGCGTCTGATCGTGCCCATCGGCGAATGGGTCCTGCACGAAGCCTGCGTCGAGGCGACCCGCTGGCCCGAGCATATCCGCGTCGCGGTGAATGTCTCGGGCGAGCAGCTGCTCGAACCCGGCTTCTCCGGCAAGATCGTCAAGGCGCTGGCGATGAGTGGCCTGCCCGCCCATCGGCTCGAGGTGGAGGTGACCGAAAGCGTGTTCCTGCGTGACGGACGCACGGCCAATCAGACGCTGAACGAGATCATGGCGCTGGGCTGTTCGGTGGCGCTCGACGATTTCGGCACCGGCTATTCCTCGCTCGGCTATCTGCGCAACCTCCGTTTCTCGACCATCAAGGTCGATCGCAGCTTCGTCCAGGGCGCGGCTGCCGACAACCCGGAAAGCCTCGCGATCATCCGCGCCGTCGTTGCCATGGCGCAGAGCCTGGAGATGTCGACCACCGCCGAGGGCGTGGAGGATGCAGAACAGGCGAAGCTGATCCGCGATCTGGGCTGCACCAAGATACAGGGTTACTATTTCGGTCGCCCGATGGCCGCCAAGGAGGCCCGCTCCCTTCTCGCGCGGCGCGTTCGCGCGGCCTAG
- the glmS gene encoding glutamine--fructose-6-phosphate transaminase (isomerizing) codes for MCGIIGIVGERDVAARLLDGLRRMEYRGYDSAGVCTIDDGQLVRRRAQGKLNNLVQELVDNPAPGQTGIAHTRWATHGAPTEKNAHPHATSHVAVVHNGIIENFRELRDELRAEGRTFESETDTEVVVHLLSRRIEEGMSPTEAVETVLPRLRGAFALGIAFRDHPDMLIGARLGSPLVVGYGDGETFLGSDALALAPLTQEISYLEEGDWVVIERDGATVRDADNNHVERPVQTSGASAAQIEKGNYRHFMQKEIFEQPTVVAQTLRSYLRPSEQRVALPQIDFDISAIDRITIVACGTSYYAGMVAKYWFEQFARVPVDIDFASEFRYREPILPDGGLALFISQSGETADTLAALRHCRQQGQVIAAVVNVPTSSMAREADLLLPTHAGPEIGVASTKAFTCQLAVLAALAAHFAVRKGLLNRNEESIIVEHLLEAPACLNAALDHDDEIAEMAPLIAPARDVLYLGRGADFPLALEGALKLKEISYIHAEGYASGEMKHGPIALIDDTVPVIVLAPSGPLFEKTVSNMQEVQARGGRVVLISDEKGIADAGEGCMATIRMPKVHPLIAPLVYAVPVQLLAYHVAVAKGTDVDQPRNLAKSVTVE; via the coding sequence ATGTGCGGAATTATCGGTATCGTCGGAGAGCGGGACGTCGCGGCGCGGTTGCTCGATGGATTACGACGCATGGAATATCGCGGCTACGACAGTGCCGGTGTCTGCACGATAGACGACGGACAGCTCGTCCGCCGGCGAGCCCAGGGCAAGCTGAACAATCTGGTACAGGAACTGGTCGACAATCCCGCGCCGGGGCAGACCGGCATCGCCCATACACGCTGGGCCACGCACGGCGCACCGACCGAGAAGAACGCACATCCGCATGCCACCAGTCACGTCGCGGTGGTTCACAACGGCATCATCGAGAATTTCCGTGAATTGCGTGACGAATTGCGTGCGGAAGGCCGGACCTTCGAGAGCGAAACCGATACCGAGGTCGTCGTCCATCTGCTGTCTCGCCGGATAGAGGAGGGCATGAGTCCGACAGAGGCGGTGGAGACCGTGCTGCCGCGCCTTCGCGGAGCCTTTGCGCTGGGCATCGCTTTTCGCGACCATCCAGACATGCTGATAGGCGCGCGGCTCGGCTCGCCGCTTGTCGTCGGCTACGGCGATGGCGAGACATTCCTCGGTTCCGACGCGCTCGCGCTGGCGCCGCTCACCCAGGAAATCAGCTATCTCGAGGAAGGCGACTGGGTCGTCATCGAACGCGACGGCGCGACCGTTCGCGATGCCGACAACAATCACGTCGAACGCCCCGTGCAGACTTCCGGCGCCTCTGCCGCGCAGATCGAGAAAGGCAATTATCGCCACTTCATGCAGAAGGAGATTTTCGAGCAGCCCACCGTGGTCGCCCAGACGCTGCGTTCCTATCTGCGGCCCAGCGAGCAGCGCGTGGCGTTGCCGCAAATCGACTTCGACATTTCGGCCATCGACCGCATCACCATCGTCGCCTGCGGCACGTCCTATTATGCGGGGATGGTCGCGAAATACTGGTTCGAGCAGTTCGCCCGCGTGCCGGTGGACATCGATTTCGCATCGGAATTCCGTTACCGCGAGCCGATCCTTCCCGATGGCGGTCTGGCGTTGTTCATCAGTCAGAGCGGGGAAACGGCCGATACCCTCGCGGCGCTGCGCCATTGTCGCCAGCAGGGCCAGGTCATTGCCGCCGTCGTCAACGTCCCGACCAGTTCGATGGCGCGCGAGGCGGACCTGCTTTTGCCGACCCATGCCGGGCCGGAGATCGGGGTTGCCTCCACCAAGGCTTTCACCTGCCAGCTCGCCGTGCTGGCAGCACTGGCGGCTCATTTCGCGGTTAGAAAGGGTCTGCTCAACCGCAACGAGGAATCGATCATCGTCGAACATCTGCTCGAGGCACCCGCCTGCCTCAACGCGGCGCTCGACCATGACGACGAGATTGCCGAGATGGCGCCACTGATCGCGCCGGCGCGGGACGTGCTGTATCTGGGGCGCGGTGCGGACTTCCCCCTGGCGCTCGAAGGCGCGCTCAAGCTGAAGGAAATCAGCTATATCCATGCCGAGGGTTATGCCAGCGGAGAGATGAAGCACGGCCCCATCGCGCTGATCGACGATACGGTGCCCGTGATTGTGCTCGCGCCATCCGGTCCGCTGTTCGAGAAGACGGTTTCCAACATGCAGGAGGTGCAGGCGCGCGGCGGCCGTGTGGTACTCATTTCCGATGAGAAGGGCATCGCCGACGCCGGAGAGGGATGCATGGCGACGATACGCATGCCCAAGGTGCATCCCCTTATCGCGCCGCTGGTATACGCGGTTCCGGTGCAATTGCTTGCCTACCACGTCGCCGTTGCCAAGGGCACGGATGTCGATCAGCCGCGCAACCTCGCGAAATCCGTGACCGTCGAATAA
- the glmU gene encoding bifunctional UDP-N-acetylglucosamine diphosphorylase/glucosamine-1-phosphate N-acetyltransferase GlmU — protein MSQTDRPIAAVILAAGKGTRMKSAKHKVLHEIAGRPMIEHLLASVEKLAPERLVAVVGEYREQLASRLGDRVDFAVQEPQLGTGHAVQQAQETLRGFEGDVIVLYGDVPFVRPETMRKMIDRLRSDDAPAAVVLGFEPGDPLRYGRVIAQQGQILKMVEYKDASLEERACALCNSGLLAARSDDLFDLLSRVSDNNAQGEYYLPDIVNIAIRDGRNCAVVTCDGADEVAGINSRAELAAAEAQWQDYKRTDAMEAGVTLRAPGTVVFSWDTELSEDVTVEPNVVFGPGVKVARGATIKAFSHLEGASVGEDCEVGPYARLRPGAVMEAGAKVGNFVEMKKAVLGEGAKANHLTYLGDATVGAGANIGAGTITCNYDGYFKHQTTIGPRAFIGSNSALIAPVSIGADAIVAAGSAVSRDVADGELRMVRADQLVKPGWADRFHDTMRKKKEANRDG, from the coding sequence ATGAGCCAGACCGACCGACCGATCGCCGCCGTTATTCTAGCCGCGGGCAAGGGCACGCGGATGAAGAGCGCGAAGCACAAGGTTCTGCACGAGATCGCCGGCCGACCGATGATCGAGCATCTCCTCGCCAGCGTCGAAAAACTGGCGCCCGAACGCCTGGTCGCCGTCGTGGGCGAGTATCGCGAGCAGCTCGCATCGAGGCTGGGCGACCGGGTGGATTTCGCCGTGCAGGAACCCCAGCTCGGAACCGGGCACGCGGTGCAGCAGGCGCAGGAGACGCTGCGCGGCTTCGAAGGCGACGTCATCGTGCTTTACGGCGACGTTCCGTTCGTGAGGCCCGAAACGATGCGCAAGATGATTGATCGGCTGCGCAGCGACGATGCCCCGGCGGCCGTCGTCCTTGGCTTCGAACCCGGCGATCCGCTTCGTTACGGTCGCGTGATCGCGCAGCAGGGCCAGATCTTGAAGATGGTCGAATACAAGGACGCGAGCCTTGAAGAACGAGCCTGCGCGTTGTGCAATTCGGGACTGCTCGCGGCCCGTTCCGACGATCTGTTCGACCTGCTGAGCCGCGTTTCGGACAACAACGCGCAAGGCGAATACTACCTGCCCGACATCGTCAACATCGCCATTCGCGACGGGCGCAACTGCGCGGTCGTCACCTGCGACGGCGCCGACGAGGTTGCCGGGATCAACAGCCGGGCCGAACTGGCCGCCGCCGAAGCGCAATGGCAGGACTACAAGCGGACCGACGCGATGGAGGCCGGCGTCACGCTGCGCGCCCCCGGCACGGTCGTATTCAGCTGGGACACCGAGCTCTCCGAGGACGTGACGGTCGAGCCCAACGTCGTCTTCGGCCCCGGCGTCAAGGTCGCGCGCGGCGCGACGATCAAGGCGTTCAGCCACCTGGAAGGCGCGAGCGTGGGAGAGGATTGCGAAGTCGGTCCCTACGCCCGGCTGCGACCGGGTGCGGTGATGGAGGCGGGCGCGAAGGTCGGCAACTTCGTCGAGATGAAGAAGGCCGTCCTGGGGGAAGGCGCCAAGGCCAATCACCTCACGTATCTTGGTGATGCGACGGTGGGGGCCGGGGCGAATATCGGCGCCGGCACGATCACCTGCAATTACGATGGATACTTCAAGCATCAGACCACGATCGGCCCGCGCGCCTTCATCGGTTCGAACTCCGCACTGATCGCGCCCGTTTCTATCGGGGCGGATGCCATCGTCGCCGCCGGCAGTGCCGTCAGCCGCGACGTGGCAGACGGCGAACTGCGCATGGTCCGCGCGGATCAACTGGTGAAACCGGGCTGGGCGGACCGCTTTCACGATACCATGCGCAAGAAGAAGGAGGCGAACCGCGACGGATGA
- a CDS encoding HAD-IA family hydrolase: MTRNATSFPFDIVLFDLDGTLVDSNRDLAPAVNHALSLEDRPPVPEAEVRNLIGGGAFAMLERALQATGGPVAQTRFAELGAELLAHYRAHIADNTVPFEGVTAALDRLAQLGCKLAVCTNKAEEPARDLLAKLDLAGRFDAIYGGDTLGPGNAKPDPAMLYAAIADCGGGRAAMVGDSTYDVRAARNANIPAITFRYGYHDVPVEELGGDAMIDHWNELLPTLEGVLTS, from the coding sequence ATGACCCGCAACGCCACGAGTTTCCCTTTCGACATTGTCCTGTTCGACCTCGACGGCACGCTCGTCGATTCCAACCGCGATCTGGCCCCGGCGGTGAACCATGCGCTTTCGCTGGAAGATCGGCCACCTGTGCCCGAGGCCGAGGTCCGCAACCTGATCGGCGGGGGAGCTTTCGCCATGCTGGAACGGGCGTTGCAAGCGACCGGCGGGCCCGTTGCGCAAACAAGGTTCGCGGAACTCGGCGCCGAACTGCTGGCGCATTACCGGGCGCATATTGCCGATAATACCGTGCCCTTCGAGGGCGTCACGGCTGCCCTTGATCGGCTCGCACAGCTCGGCTGCAAACTGGCGGTCTGCACCAACAAGGCGGAGGAACCAGCGCGCGACCTGCTGGCGAAGCTCGACCTGGCCGGGCGCTTCGACGCAATCTACGGTGGTGACACGCTCGGCCCCGGGAACGCCAAGCCGGACCCTGCGATGCTCTACGCCGCCATTGCCGATTGCGGCGGCGGACGCGCGGCGATGGTGGGCGATTCCACCTACGACGTGCGCGCGGCCCGCAATGCGAACATCCCGGCCATCACCTTTCGTTACGGCTATCACGATGTGCCGGTCGAGGAACTGGGCGGCGATGCCATGATTGACCATTGGAACGAACTGCTGCCCACGCTGGAAGGTGTATTGACTTCGTAA
- a CDS encoding DUF2794 domain-containing protein produces MARILASGSNIVAFPGRRPADQVGFDRRELTRILDLYGRMVAAGEWRDYAMDFTRDCATFAAFRRTAEVPQMRLEKRPALHQRQGMWALFGEAGQVLKRGHELANVLAPVERRLLKAVDG; encoded by the coding sequence ATGGCTCGCATTCTTGCGTCCGGCTCCAACATCGTTGCCTTTCCGGGGCGGCGTCCGGCCGACCAGGTGGGCTTCGACCGGCGCGAACTGACGCGTATCCTCGACCTTTACGGCCGCATGGTCGCTGCCGGGGAGTGGCGCGACTACGCGATGGATTTTACCCGCGACTGCGCCACGTTCGCAGCCTTCCGCCGCACTGCGGAGGTGCCGCAGATGCGGCTGGAGAAACGCCCTGCGCTGCATCAGAGGCAAGGTATGTGGGCACTGTTCGGCGAGGCTGGACAGGTGCTCAAGCGAGGACACGAACTGGCGAACGTGCTTGCACCGGTGGAGCGCCGGCTACTGAAGGCGGTGGACGGGTAG
- the epsC gene encoding serine O-acetyltransferase EpsC translates to MFDRLIAYLDSVRARDPAPRSRWEILLYPGVLALGMHRVAHWLFEADLFFLARFVNHLSRWLTAIDIHPGANIGRNFFLDHGFTVIGETAEIGDNVTIYQCVTLGGTNPANGEGGKRHPTLKDNVIIGSGAQIIGPIVVGERARVGANAVVLDDVPDGATMIGLKARSTLVPAETWLREFIPYGTPCEEPCEPAPTERVQSLEAEVATLRDELSEMRKLLSTAPKRQSGTKR, encoded by the coding sequence ATGTTCGACCGGCTGATCGCCTATCTCGACTCGGTTCGCGCACGCGATCCGGCGCCGCGTTCGCGCTGGGAGATCCTGCTCTATCCGGGCGTCCTGGCACTGGGAATGCACCGTGTCGCGCACTGGCTGTTCGAGGCGGACCTGTTCTTCCTGGCCCGGTTCGTCAATCATCTGAGCCGCTGGCTGACCGCGATCGATATCCATCCCGGTGCGAATATCGGGCGTAACTTCTTCCTCGACCACGGGTTTACCGTGATCGGCGAAACCGCGGAAATCGGCGACAACGTCACCATCTACCAGTGCGTTACCCTCGGCGGGACAAATCCCGCCAACGGCGAGGGGGGCAAGCGACATCCGACGCTGAAGGACAACGTCATCATCGGTTCGGGCGCCCAGATCATCGGACCGATCGTGGTTGGTGAACGGGCGCGCGTGGGCGCGAACGCCGTCGTTCTGGACGACGTGCCGGACGGCGCGACCATGATCGGGCTCAAGGCCCGATCGACACTGGTGCCAGCCGAGACATGGCTGCGAGAATTCATTCCCTACGGCACGCCGTGCGAGGAACCGTGCGAACCTGCCCCGACCGAGCGCGTTCAGTCGCTCGAAGCGGAGGTCGCCACCCTGCGAGACGAACTGTCGGAAATGCGCAAGTTGCTGAGTACTGCGCCCAAACGCCAGAGCGGCACGAAGCGCTGA
- a CDS encoding HdaA/DnaA family protein yields the protein MSQFALPLTSGGGPRRIVLGQANGQVAEALAVPETWPFGTAVLTGPRRSGKSLFARWFAQGGKGQAIDDAQRMDEADLFHRWNRAQEDGTYLLIVGGEPPWSINLPDLRSRLGAALQLDIGLPDDEMARELLLSLAEERGLPLRADAADYLVPRASRAQADLERLVAEIDRLSLERKAPPSLGIWRAALDSLHGPQEPRLL from the coding sequence ATGAGTCAGTTCGCGCTCCCCCTGACCAGCGGCGGCGGTCCGCGTCGCATCGTTCTCGGCCAGGCCAACGGGCAGGTCGCCGAAGCCCTCGCCGTGCCGGAAACCTGGCCGTTCGGTACTGCCGTGCTCACCGGGCCGCGGCGGTCGGGCAAGTCGCTGTTCGCGCGCTGGTTCGCACAGGGCGGCAAGGGACAGGCGATCGACGACGCGCAGCGCATGGACGAGGCCGACCTGTTCCATCGCTGGAACCGCGCGCAAGAGGATGGGACATACCTGCTGATCGTCGGCGGAGAACCCCCTTGGAGCATCAACCTGCCGGATCTGCGATCACGCCTGGGTGCTGCGCTGCAACTGGACATCGGCCTGCCGGACGACGAGATGGCGCGGGAACTTCTCCTGTCGCTGGCCGAAGAGCGCGGACTGCCGCTGCGCGCCGATGCGGCGGACTACCTCGTCCCCCGGGCTAGCCGGGCGCAGGCGGATCTCGAGCGCCTGGTGGCTGAAATCGACCGCTTGAGTCTGGAAAGAAAGGCACCACCTTCTCTCGGGATTTGGCGCGCTGCGCTCGATTCGCTTCACGGCCCGCAGGAGCCGCGCTTGCTTTGA
- a CDS encoding heavy-metal-associated domain-containing protein yields the protein MRTLSIPPIRTTGSLSALVLVLVFAALAALAFQSLTAQVSGERGIAPVASSTDINVGGIEVDTTGDTPEEARQNGWLEAQRLAWKKIGGPDLPDSRLESLVSAIVVEKESLGPRRYVATLGVIFDRSRAGSLLGAGGERSRSAPMLTLPVMITGGTQTMFEVRNPWQRAWAEYQFGSSSVDYVRPSGMGGESLLLTYGQTGRRSRAWWNSILDQFGAADILVPIAHLTWQWPGGPVEGRFTARHGPDDTYLDSFTLRADSAEQLPAMLRQAVRRFDQIFSRALAQGTLAPDPSLTLDNVEVSDEVRALLAEAERAEAEERAARAREEADRARQQQEADEPEISLPEPEATPTPAAPVTSIVVQVATPSQGALDNAQSLLRGTPGVRGLSASSTDVGGNSVFSVRFAGDQSALAAALRSRGWAVSEGPGGLGISR from the coding sequence ATGCGAACTCTCTCGATCCCCCCCATCCGGACGACCGGCAGCCTTTCCGCCCTCGTCCTCGTTCTGGTCTTCGCGGCGCTTGCGGCGCTGGCGTTCCAGTCGCTGACGGCGCAGGTTTCGGGGGAGCGGGGCATCGCCCCCGTCGCCAGCAGCACGGATATAAACGTGGGTGGCATCGAGGTCGATACCACGGGGGACACGCCGGAAGAGGCGCGGCAGAACGGCTGGCTGGAAGCGCAGCGGCTCGCCTGGAAGAAGATCGGCGGACCGGACCTGCCCGATTCGCGGCTCGAATCACTGGTTTCGGCGATCGTCGTGGAAAAGGAGAGCCTCGGTCCGCGCCGCTACGTCGCGACACTCGGAGTGATATTCGATCGCTCGCGCGCCGGATCGCTTCTGGGGGCAGGGGGCGAGCGATCCCGCTCCGCGCCCATGCTGACCTTGCCGGTGATGATTACCGGCGGCACGCAGACCATGTTCGAAGTGCGCAATCCGTGGCAGCGCGCCTGGGCCGAATACCAGTTCGGATCCAGCAGTGTGGATTATGTCCGCCCCTCCGGCATGGGCGGCGAATCACTGCTACTGACTTACGGCCAGACAGGGCGCCGCAGCCGGGCGTGGTGGAATTCCATACTCGACCAGTTCGGTGCGGCGGACATCCTGGTTCCGATCGCTCACCTGACCTGGCAGTGGCCGGGTGGCCCGGTGGAGGGACGCTTCACCGCCCGTCACGGACCTGATGATACCTATCTCGACAGTTTTACCCTGCGTGCGGATAGTGCCGAACAGCTCCCGGCCATGCTGCGCCAGGCCGTCCGCCGTTTCGACCAGATCTTCTCCCGCGCGCTGGCTCAGGGTACTCTGGCGCCCGACCCTTCGCTCACGCTCGACAATGTCGAGGTCAGCGACGAGGTGCGCGCCTTGCTCGCGGAAGCTGAGCGAGCGGAGGCGGAAGAGCGCGCCGCGCGAGCGCGAGAGGAGGCGGATCGCGCGCGTCAGCAGCAAGAAGCCGATGAACCCGAAATCAGCCTTCCCGAACCCGAAGCCACGCCCACTCCCGCCGCGCCCGTTACCAGCATCGTCGTACAGGTAGCGACGCCTTCCCAGGGTGCGCTCGACAACGCGCAAAGCCTCCTGCGCGGCACGCCAGGCGTTCGCGGCCTCTCGGCCTCCTCCACGGATGTCGGCGGCAATTCGGTCTTCAGCGTGCGCTTCGCCGGCGACCAGTCGGCGCTCGCCGCGGCGCTGCGCTCGCGCGGCTGGGCGGTGAGCGAGGGTCCGGGCGGTCTCGGCATTTCACGCTAG